One region of Campylobacter concisus genomic DNA includes:
- a CDS encoding ComEC/Rec2 family competence protein, giving the protein MRFKALKNREIFTIFCLICLCIFSINLAISYHKYQIFMDKGEQELTATVISSYEKLGDDGKKRQILKLKTDEFLFYTLGAKTDDFKAGDNIFLSVINLDVSFKDYLASSFYMPSFSREKLPQKVTPNINQKLQSLIYAQHENSKISQLYSALFLGTSIDAELRDDVSHLGIAHLIAISGYHLGFISAVIFFVFRPLLKILYARFLPFRNYNFDLAIVVFIVLSFYFFIIGFIPSFLRAFLMSILGFYCTLKGVKILNFKTLFIVALVSISLFPQLLFSVGFYFSLMGVFYIFLYFKHLKDKFSPFIHLILLNLYVCFAMEICVLYFFPLISLQQLSVLTINYIFSIFYPLSAALHMASYGDIFDGLLNNVLNFRLSSTKIFVPAIIFIFYNIASLLAIKFRSIFYILPLFGLLCFAIASYKIYA; this is encoded by the coding sequence ATGCGTTTTAAAGCTTTAAAAAATAGAGAAATTTTTACTATATTTTGTCTGATTTGCCTTTGTATTTTTTCTATAAATTTGGCTATTAGCTACCATAAATATCAAATTTTTATGGACAAAGGCGAACAAGAGCTAACAGCAACCGTGATTTCTAGCTACGAAAAGCTTGGAGATGACGGCAAGAAAAGGCAAATTTTAAAGCTTAAGACTGATGAGTTTTTATTTTATACGCTTGGAGCCAAAACAGATGACTTTAAAGCTGGAGATAATATATTTCTAAGCGTCATAAATTTAGACGTTAGTTTTAAAGATTATCTCGCTTCCTCCTTTTACATGCCTAGCTTTTCACGCGAAAAACTACCACAAAAAGTCACACCAAATATCAATCAAAAACTACAATCACTAATCTACGCCCAGCATGAAAATAGTAAAATTTCACAACTCTACTCGGCTCTATTTTTAGGCACAAGTATCGATGCAGAGTTAAGAGATGACGTCTCGCACCTTGGTATAGCGCATCTTATAGCCATAAGTGGCTATCATTTAGGTTTTATAAGCGCAGTTATATTTTTTGTATTTAGGCCGCTTTTAAAAATTTTATATGCAAGATTTTTACCTTTTAGAAACTACAACTTTGATCTAGCCATTGTCGTTTTTATAGTCTTGTCATTTTACTTTTTTATAATAGGCTTTATACCAAGCTTTTTGCGAGCGTTCTTAATGAGCATTTTAGGATTTTATTGCACGTTAAAAGGCGTTAAAATTTTAAACTTCAAAACACTTTTTATAGTGGCACTTGTTAGTATATCACTCTTTCCGCAGCTACTTTTTAGCGTAGGTTTTTACTTTTCGCTTATGGGCGTTTTTTACATATTTTTATATTTTAAACATCTAAAAGATAAATTTTCACCCTTCATTCATCTTATACTTTTAAATTTATATGTTTGCTTTGCAATGGAAATTTGCGTGCTTTATTTCTTTCCACTCATTAGCTTACAGCAGCTTAGCGTCCTTACCATCAACTACATCTTTAGCATTTTTTATCCATTAAGCGCCGCACTTCATATGGCTTCGTATGGCGACATCTTTGATGGATTGCTAAATAATGTTTTAAATTTTAGACTAAGCTCGACTAAAATTTTCGTGCCAGCCATTATTTTTATCTTTTATAATATCGCTTCACTTCTAGCTATAAAATTTAGATCAATATTCTACATTTTGCCACTATTTGGACTTCTGTGTTTTGCTATTGCCAGCTATAAAATTTACGCCTAA
- the ispG gene encoding flavodoxin-dependent (E)-4-hydroxy-3-methylbut-2-enyl-diphosphate synthase, which produces MQRYPTKQIKIRNVLIGGDAPISVQSMTFSKTKDVKGTLEQIQRLYFAGCDIVRCAVFDKEDASALKQIVAGSPIPVVADIHFNHTYALIVSEFVDAIRINPGNIGSAKNIKAVVDACKQRNLPIRIGVNSGSLEKQFEDKYGRTVEAMVESAMYNIKLLEDFDFTDIKISLKSSDVERTMQAYRALRPKTNYPFHLGVTEAGTTFHATIKSAIALGGLLLEGIGDTMRVSITGELEEEIKVAKAILKDSGRQKEGLNIISCPTCGRLQADLMAAVKLVEEKTKGIKEPLNVSVMGCVVNAIGEAKGADVAIAFGKGNGMIMRHGEVVARLPESELVDRFLQEIDDEIKSRD; this is translated from the coding sequence TTGCAACGATACCCAACAAAACAGATAAAAATTCGCAATGTTTTAATAGGTGGCGACGCGCCAATATCCGTGCAATCAATGACTTTTTCAAAGACAAAAGACGTAAAAGGCACGCTAGAGCAGATACAGAGGCTTTATTTTGCGGGCTGTGACATCGTGCGCTGCGCAGTTTTTGACAAAGAGGACGCCAGCGCGCTAAAGCAAATCGTTGCGGGCTCACCTATTCCAGTCGTTGCAGACATTCATTTTAACCACACCTATGCGCTCATCGTTAGCGAATTTGTCGATGCTATCCGCATAAATCCCGGCAATATAGGCTCAGCCAAAAACATAAAAGCAGTAGTTGATGCCTGCAAACAGCGAAATTTACCTATCCGTATCGGCGTAAATTCTGGCTCGCTTGAAAAGCAGTTTGAGGACAAATACGGCCGCACGGTGGAGGCGATGGTGGAGAGTGCCATGTATAACATCAAGCTTCTTGAGGATTTTGACTTTACAGACATTAAAATTTCACTTAAATCAAGCGACGTAGAGCGCACTATGCAAGCATATAGAGCGCTTCGTCCAAAGACAAATTATCCATTTCATCTTGGCGTTACTGAGGCAGGTACCACTTTTCACGCCACTATCAAGTCCGCGATCGCTCTTGGTGGGCTTTTGCTTGAGGGTATAGGCGATACGATGAGAGTTAGCATCACTGGCGAGCTTGAAGAAGAGATCAAAGTTGCAAAGGCGATCTTAAAAGATAGCGGCCGCCAAAAAGAGGGACTAAATATCATCTCATGCCCAACTTGCGGGCGTTTGCAAGCTGATCTAATGGCGGCAGTAAAGCTCGTAGAAGAAAAAACAAAAGGCATAAAAGAGCCATTAAACGTCTCAGTCATGGGCTGCGTGGTAAATGCTATAGGTGAAGCAAAAGGTGCGGATGTTGCCATAGCATTTGGCAAAGGAAATGGCATGATAATGCGTCACGGCGAAGTGGTCGCAAGACTGCCTGAAAGCGAGCTTGTAGATAGATTTTTACAAGAGATCGATGATGAGATAAAAAGTAGAGACTAA
- a CDS encoding replicative DNA helicase encodes MAKQRVNEIEFTNLYDIDMERAILSSILQNNDILGEIFDIVKAKDFYLKGHSQIYDAMVACLNSDDPITMPFLKNRLGEKYDEELILDILGTNSLIDIQKYANELREKSIKRSLVKIAHNIPSKVNEDKPSRDMVDDLSQEFYSLIEGGSTGVIKEGKEIIMKMMDHINAQALLGEKDIVGLDTGFKKLNEMIKGFKNGDLIIVAARPGMGKTTLCLNFMSQVLKNNAGVVFFSLEMPAEQIMMRMLASKTSIPLQDIMTAKMDDEALARFSDACEEFAASKLFVHDSGYVNIHQVRTQMRKLKAMHPEISLCVIDYIGLMMSTNNYADRHVQIAEISRGLKLLARELDMPIIALSQLNRSLESRANKRPMLSDLRESGAIEQDADIILFVYRDEFYLEQEEKEKEKRASAEGKEYKSNHVFNKLQEKAEIIVGKNRNGETGSVDVLFQKQHSRFEDMSAMPVSDVSFEG; translated from the coding sequence GTGGCAAAGCAAAGAGTTAACGAGATAGAATTTACCAACCTTTACGACATTGATATGGAGCGAGCTATACTAAGCTCCATTTTGCAAAACAACGATATTTTAGGTGAAATTTTTGACATTGTTAAGGCAAAGGATTTTTATCTAAAAGGGCATTCGCAAATATATGATGCAATGGTAGCATGCCTAAATAGCGATGATCCTATAACTATGCCATTTTTAAAAAATAGACTTGGCGAAAAATACGACGAAGAGCTAATACTAGATATTTTGGGCACAAATTCCCTAATAGACATTCAAAAATACGCAAACGAACTAAGAGAAAAATCCATAAAAAGAAGTCTTGTAAAGATCGCTCACAATATACCAAGCAAAGTAAATGAAGATAAGCCAAGTCGCGATATGGTCGATGATCTTAGTCAGGAATTTTACTCTTTGATAGAAGGTGGAAGCACTGGAGTCATAAAAGAAGGCAAAGAGATCATCATGAAAATGATGGATCATATTAATGCTCAAGCTTTACTTGGCGAAAAAGATATCGTTGGACTTGATACTGGATTTAAGAAGCTAAATGAGATGATAAAGGGCTTTAAAAATGGAGACCTCATCATCGTCGCAGCTCGTCCAGGCATGGGAAAAACGACACTTTGTTTAAATTTTATGAGTCAGGTTTTAAAAAATAATGCTGGAGTTGTTTTTTTCTCGCTCGAGATGCCAGCTGAGCAGATAATGATGAGAATGCTAGCGAGCAAGACCTCTATCCCACTTCAAGACATAATGACTGCAAAGATGGATGATGAAGCGTTGGCTAGATTTAGCGATGCTTGCGAGGAGTTTGCTGCTAGCAAGCTTTTTGTGCATGATAGTGGCTATGTAAATATCCATCAAGTAAGAACGCAAATGCGAAAACTAAAGGCTATGCATCCTGAAATTTCACTTTGTGTGATCGACTACATCGGTCTTATGATGAGTACAAATAACTACGCTGATCGTCACGTCCAAATAGCTGAAATTTCTCGTGGATTAAAGCTTTTGGCACGTGAGCTAGATATGCCAATCATCGCTCTTTCTCAGCTAAATAGAAGCCTTGAATCTCGCGCAAATAAACGCCCTATGCTAAGCGATCTAAGAGAGTCAGGTGCGATCGAGCAAGATGCTGACATCATTCTTTTTGTTTATAGAGATGAGTTTTATCTAGAACAAGAAGAAAAAGAGAAAGAAAAACGCGCAAGTGCCGAGGGCAAAGAGTACAAGAGTAATCACGTCTTTAATAAGCTTCAAGAAAAGGCCGAGATCATCGTTGGCAAAAACAGAAATGGCGAAACTGGCTCAGTTGATGTGCTCTTTCAAAAGCAACACTCAAGATTTGAAGATATGTCTGCAATGCCAGTATCTGATGTTTCATTTGAAGGCTGA